Genomic DNA from Corynebacterium kroppenstedtii:
GCCCCCATAGTGCGAGGAACGATACCGAGAGTTGCCCCGCCGATACCCGGAAGTCGACTTGTCTGGCCATCCCAAGGACCAGTCGCCACTATCCCAGCTTTGCTGAGGTTCCTCGCGTTCCCAGTGGATAAGGTCGTCGGGAATTTCCGCAATAAACCTCGATGCCGGATTGTTGACTGGTTGACCCCAAGATCCCCTGGTCACGGCTCGGGAAATGTACAAACGACGTTGTGCACGCGTAATGCCCACATACGCCAATCGTCGTTCTTCCGATAGCTCTGACGGATCACCCAAGGCTCTCATGTGCGGGAACTGCCCGTCCTCCCAACCAGTGAGGAAAACCACCGGGAACTCTAGTCCCTTCGCCGTGTGGAGGGTCATGAGAGTGATAACGCCGTTGTCCTCATCGGGAATCTGATCCGTATCCGACACTAGAGAAACACGCTCCAGGAAAGCCTGCAGACTCCCCGGCTGAGGTTCGCCCTCCTCGAGAAAAGCCACGCCACCTGCGACAGTTTCTACCCCTCCGTCATTGCCGACGCCATCACTACCGACGCTGGAACCCTCCGCCGCGTCCGCTCCTGCGAAACTCTCCGGTGCGGTGGCGTCGGGCATGCGTTCATAAGCCAACTGATGTGCGGCTTCAGAGGCGAATTCGCGTGCCACAGAAACAAGCTCACGGAGGTTATCCAGGCGGGCGCCGTCCTGTGGATCATTCGATCCCTCCAGGCTTTCCAGATAACCACTACGCTCAATCACGTCATTAACAATCGCGCCCAAATCGGGGATGCCCAAATTATCCCCGTCATGGGATACCAGCTGGTTATCGGCAGTATCTTCACGCAATCCGTCCATCATCTCGACAAAACGGCCCACCGCTTTATTACCGCGCGCGCCTAGCGCTGGAATGTCTCCGTCGGCAGCTGCGCGTAATGCTGCACCCATACTGACGCCATGATCTTCCGCGTAAAGGGAGAGCAAAGACAGAGCGCGGTTTCCAATCCCTCGCCGCGGAGTGTTTATTATCCGCCGCAGACTGACAGAATCGTCCGGGTTATCAAGAACTTTCAGATAAGCAATGATGTCTCGAATTTCTTTGCGCTCATAAAATCGCGTCCCACCGACTACCTTGTAGGGAAGACCATTGCGAATAAAAATATCTTCCAGTGCGCGCGACGCGTTATTGGTGCGGTAGAAAACCGCGATATCACCATAATTAATGGTGGAGTTGTCGACTAACTGGTCAATTTCACGCGCCACGAATCGAGCTTCATCGTGCTCATTGTCAGCCACATATCCGACAATTCTTTCTCCTTCCCCCAACGCCGTCCATAGATTTTTTTCCCGCCGCCCAGAGTTTTGAGAAATCACAGCGTTAGCAGCTGAAAGAATCGTTTGAGTGGAACGATAATTCTGCTCTAACAAAATTGTTTCTGCATGGGGATAATCGCGCTCGAACTCTTCAATATTCCGAATCGTAGCCCCACGGAAAGCATAAATTGACTGGTCAGCATCACCCACGACACATAACTCGCTCGGACCAATAGCATTCCCCTCAGAGTGTTCGCTTCCCACTAACGTAGAGACCAATACGTACTGAGCATGATTCGTATCCTGGTACTCGTCTACCAGTACATGGCGAAAGCGTCGTCGGTAATAAAGTGCCACTTCCGGGTATTCACGGAATATACGAACAACTTCACCGATTAAATCATCGAAATCAACCGCATTTGATGCACGCAGACGTTTCTGATACTCGGCGTAGATCTTCGCGACTGTCTCATTAAAAGGATTCTTATCCTCTTCGGCGTCGGCACGTGCGTCGTCGGGAGTACGCAATTCATTCTTGAGATGCGAAATCGCCGACGCTACTGTCCGCGCAGCAAAACGCTTCAGGTCTAGATTCATGTCGCGGGCGATCATCGTGAGTAGACGGCGTGAATCATCACTGTCATAAATCGTGAAGTTGGTATTTAAACCGGGAATAAGGTTGGCTTGCGCACGAAGAATACGGACGCACATGGAATGGAAGGTAGACACCCACATACGTTCAGCAATTGGCCCAATGAGATCGGCGACGCGGTCCTTCATTTCCGTCGCTGCTTTATTAGTAAAGGTGATAGCGACGATATTCCACGGCGCTACCCCACGAACACCAATGAGGTAAGCGATCCGGCGAGTGAGAACTGCCGTCTTTCCCGAACCGGCCCCCGCGACGACGAGCAATGGAGAGCCCTCATGTTCAACCGCCTGCCGCTGCTGTGGGTTAAGTCCTTCCAATAGCTGCTGTGGAGTCAAAGGCCCACCATCCGGCAAGCGAGTGGAAAGGCTATCGTTCATAGTGCGTATCTCTTCCTCAATAAAGTCTGTATAGCTCAGGGCGAGTTGTTATCCCGTGAAGTACGGAACAGTCAGTTTCATGCGCTCGCACTCCAACCTACAACCCGGGTATGACACAATAAGACCCATGACTGAGCCTCGCGATTGTCTGTCTACGTCCAGCGAGGTCACTAGCGGAACTAGTGATCCGTTATCGAACGAACGTATCCAGGAACTAAGAAAAGAAATAAATCAGCTGGATAACACGATTATTTCTGCTATCAAACGTCGTACGGAAATCTCACATCTCATCGGGCAATCGCGAATGGGGTCGGGCGGAACTCGCCTCGTACACACGCGAGAAGTCGCGATCATCAACGAGTTCCGGGAGGAATTGGGGACAGAAGGTCCCGCCATCGCGTCAGCTCTCCTCCGTATGGGGCGGGGACGCCTGGGCTAGATCCCCACCTCCTAAATTCCCGACATGAGTCTCACATTCACGCTGATCATCATGGTCGCCTATCAAACCCGGTCATCATGGCCGTTGCGTGTGAAGCGCTTACCCGTGGAACTCCTGTTTCGCGACTAGCATGGCTCAGGGGCGCATACACGCTCAATGCGCCACGGTTATCGTCGATAAGAAGGATTATTTAATGAATTCACCATTGCCAGATATCACCGCAACCAACGAATGGTCTGCGCTGAAGGACACTGCGAAATCAATCACCTCAACGACGTTGCGCGATTTATTCGCCAACGATCAGGATCGTGCGAAGAAACTCAGCTTTTCCGTGGCTGACCTGCACGTTGACCTGTCCAAAAATCTTATTAACGACGACACGCTTGGCGCATTGATCGCCCTCGCGAAGAAGGCGAACCTTGAGGACCATCGCGACGCTATGTTCAGCGGTCGGCATATCAACTCGACCGAAGACCGAGCAGTGCTGCACACGGCGCTACGTCTTCCCGCCGAAGAATCTTTGCACGTTGATGAGCAGAATGTAGCAGCCGACGTACACGACGTCCTGTCGCGGATGCGCGATTTTGCGCACGCCTTGCGTTCCGGCGAATGGCTGGGTGTCACCGGGCACACGATCAAAACTGTGGTGAATATCGGAATCGGGGGGTCTGACCTTGGTCCCGCTATGGCAACACAGGCTCTCCGCAGCTTCGCCACCGCGGGAATTTCGGGACGTTTCGTCTCCAACGTCGATCCGGCTGATTTCACCTCAAAGGTGGCAGACCTCGATCCCGCAGAGACACTCTTCGTCGTCGCGTCGAAAACCTTTACGACGCAGGAGACACTGGCCAATGCGCATGCGGCTCGTCGGTGGTTCCTCGAAAGCCTCAACCTGGAGGACGGGACCGATGAAGCAAATGATGCCATCGCCAAGCACTTCGTTGCAGTATCGACGAACGCAGAGAAGGTCTCCGAATTCGGCATCGATACCAACAACATGTTCGGCTTTTGGGACTGGGTTGGTGGCCGCTACTCGGTAGACTCTGCCATCGGGCTTTCTCTCATGGCCGTTATCGGGCCTCAGAACTTCATGAGCTTCTTAGAGGGCTTCCATGCCGTCGATGAGCACTTCCGGACCACCCCACTGGAGAAAAATGTTCCCGTTCTGATGGGACTCCTCGGCGTCTGGTACGACGATTTCTTAGGC
This window encodes:
- a CDS encoding UvrD-helicase domain-containing protein — encoded protein: MNDSLSTRLPDGGPLTPQQLLEGLNPQQRQAVEHEGSPLLVVAGAGSGKTAVLTRRIAYLIGVRGVAPWNIVAITFTNKAATEMKDRVADLIGPIAERMWVSTFHSMCVRILRAQANLIPGLNTNFTIYDSDDSRRLLTMIARDMNLDLKRFAARTVASAISHLKNELRTPDDARADAEEDKNPFNETVAKIYAEYQKRLRASNAVDFDDLIGEVVRIFREYPEVALYYRRRFRHVLVDEYQDTNHAQYVLVSTLVGSEHSEGNAIGPSELCVVGDADQSIYAFRGATIRNIEEFERDYPHAETILLEQNYRSTQTILSAANAVISQNSGRREKNLWTALGEGERIVGYVADNEHDEARFVAREIDQLVDNSTINYGDIAVFYRTNNASRALEDIFIRNGLPYKVVGGTRFYERKEIRDIIAYLKVLDNPDDSVSLRRIINTPRRGIGNRALSLLSLYAEDHGVSMGAALRAAADGDIPALGARGNKAVGRFVEMMDGLREDTADNQLVSHDGDNLGIPDLGAIVNDVIERSGYLESLEGSNDPQDGARLDNLRELVSVAREFASEAAHQLAYERMPDATAPESFAGADAAEGSSVGSDGVGNDGGVETVAGGVAFLEEGEPQPGSLQAFLERVSLVSDTDQIPDEDNGVITLMTLHTAKGLEFPVVFLTGWEDGQFPHMRALGDPSELSEERRLAYVGITRAQRRLYISRAVTRGSWGQPVNNPASRFIAEIPDDLIHWEREEPQQSWDSGDWSLGWPDKSTSGYRRGNSRYRSSHYGGAGSSAHGAGGRRGAGRGANSPSDRRSGTPASALHLEAGDQVNHDKYGLGTVESVSGLGKHTSVVINFGKEGTVRLMLIGNVPMEKL
- a CDS encoding chorismate mutase → MTEPRDCLSTSSEVTSGTSDPLSNERIQELRKEINQLDNTIISAIKRRTEISHLIGQSRMGSGGTRLVHTREVAIINEFREELGTEGPAIASALLRMGRGRLG
- the pgi gene encoding glucose-6-phosphate isomerase codes for the protein MNSPLPDITATNEWSALKDTAKSITSTTLRDLFANDQDRAKKLSFSVADLHVDLSKNLINDDTLGALIALAKKANLEDHRDAMFSGRHINSTEDRAVLHTALRLPAEESLHVDEQNVAADVHDVLSRMRDFAHALRSGEWLGVTGHTIKTVVNIGIGGSDLGPAMATQALRSFATAGISGRFVSNVDPADFTSKVADLDPAETLFVVASKTFTTQETLANAHAARRWFLESLNLEDGTDEANDAIAKHFVAVSTNAEKVSEFGIDTNNMFGFWDWVGGRYSVDSAIGLSLMAVIGPQNFMSFLEGFHAVDEHFRTTPLEKNVPVLMGLLGVWYDDFLGAQSHAVLPYSQDLARFPAYLQQLTMESNGKSVRIDGTPVTAPTGEIYWGEPGTNGQHAFFQLLHQGTQLVPADFIGLATPNDDLPTADGTGSMHDLLMSNFFAQTKVLAFGKTADEIASEGVDPSIVPHKVMPGNRPTTTILAPALTPSVLGQLIALYEHIVFTEGTIWSINSFDQWGVELGKKQAGELLPAVTGEKGVNTGDASTDSLISWYRENR